The proteins below come from a single Desulfitobacterium metallireducens DSM 15288 genomic window:
- the rapZ gene encoding RNase adapter RapZ, translated as MKLLVITGLSGAGKTQALQCLEDQGYFCIDNLPPAFIIKFVELCAQSQGKVSKAAIVCDLRGGEFFTSLAEALKDLEREGFLYEILFLEASDEALVRRYKESRRRHPQSPQGRILDGINEERKLLAELRGQAHKIMDTSNLLSQQLRQQITELYGEGRGQGQLAISVISFGFKYGVPLDADLLIDVRFLPNPFYVEELRPLTGEHPLVQNYIFNNPVAQEFMNRYLHLLEYILPYYVKEGKSHLVIGVGCTGGQHRSVAIAERIGLFLNEQHYTMSVKHRDAARNRKGEKAR; from the coding sequence ATGAAACTGTTAGTAATAACGGGTTTATCGGGGGCTGGTAAAACCCAGGCGTTGCAGTGCCTCGAAGACCAAGGTTATTTTTGTATTGATAACTTACCGCCCGCATTTATTATAAAATTTGTTGAGCTATGTGCTCAGTCTCAAGGAAAAGTATCTAAAGCCGCTATTGTGTGTGACTTAAGAGGAGGAGAATTCTTTACTTCTTTAGCTGAAGCCCTTAAAGACTTGGAAAGAGAAGGCTTCCTTTATGAGATTCTTTTCCTTGAAGCCTCAGATGAAGCTCTTGTACGACGCTATAAGGAATCCCGCCGTAGGCATCCGCAATCGCCTCAAGGACGGATTCTGGATGGAATCAATGAGGAACGGAAACTTCTAGCAGAATTACGCGGGCAAGCTCATAAGATTATGGATACCTCAAATCTCCTTTCGCAGCAGTTAAGACAGCAAATTACTGAACTTTATGGCGAAGGGCGAGGACAAGGACAGCTCGCGATCTCTGTTATTTCATTTGGCTTTAAATACGGGGTACCCCTTGATGCTGATCTGTTAATTGATGTTCGTTTTTTGCCTAATCCTTTTTATGTGGAAGAACTTCGTCCTCTAACAGGAGAACATCCTCTGGTCCAAAATTATATTTTTAATAATCCAGTGGCACAAGAATTTATGAATAGATATCTTCATCTGCTTGAATATATTCTTCCTTACTATGTTAAAGAAGGAAAAAGTCATTTGGTGATTGGCGTTGGCTGTACGGGGGGGCAACATCGTTCAGTTGCGATTGCGGAAAGGATCGGGCTTTTTTTGAACGAGCAGCATTAT